CTATAGTACTGGTGTACAACTATGCATTTATTATATGCAGATCGTAAAGATAATTAACACCCAACAATTGTATACTATCTAATTTATGTAATAGTGATTCAAGTGGACCCTTCTATGTATTGTCATAACCAAGTTCATAGTAAATGTTTAACAGGTTTAAAGTGAGATGTGTCCAAGGTATTCTGTGATAAAATGTGATACCAATGTTAAACATTCATGTATACATTGTACATTGAAGGTCAAAATGGATACATGTTTTTGCTTCAATTATAAATGttccttttgttttctatgATGCTCCCTCGAGAGGTGCTATTACCATACTAATTTAGATGGTGTTTTTGTACATTGAGGTGCTATTCCTGAAACTTTGGTTTTTAACCGTACCAAATGGCGTGgtgtgatccatgtagccaacctcacctagtgggataaggctttgttgttattgttttttgCATTGAGATTTAGACCTGCACTTTCTGATGTTACATTTTGGAATATCTTCTGATGTTATTTTCCTGATTTTGTCTATCAGGTCGCTGTcaaaaggttgaaaagaaagttTTATTTCTGGGAAGAATACACAAATTTAAGAGAAGTTATGGTATGTGCTAAAGTACTTGTTTATGGTAGTTATAGATGGTTTCACATTCCTGGAACTGTAATAAGATTTTGCTTAACTTTTTATTTGTCTTCTCTTCGCTGATGTGTATTGTGTTCCTTCTGCAGGTCCTTCGTAAAATGAATCACTCAAATATCATAAAGTTGAAAGAGGTtgttagagaaaataatgaactatttttcatttttgaataCATGGTAAAGAAACTCTTAttcttcatttttgtttgttgattTATGTTTTATAGTGTAAATATGTAGATTGTTGAATGACTTTTAAATCTTAAGATTGAATAGTAATATGTTGTTGCTTTATCctgtaaaagataaaataataaattactgATAGAGAGAATAATAGGAAAAACAATTAATAGCAAATGATATTGTATTAgaattcaagacaaaaaatgGTACAGAAAATATCTAAACAACACACTATTATCTTCGCTTGTTTCAATTAACTAAACCCATTTCAACAGCCTAGAAAGAAGCACGGGGCTATGGCTGTGCCTGATATGTTAATGTTTGCCACAAAATGTGGTACTGTTACATGATTCTCAGTGCTACATATATATTTACTGGAAAAATTATTCACTACTATGTAATTCATCCAGAACTCTTTAGTATCCATAATTAAGGTTGAATGTTCTGTATTGACCCTTGCTTTATCAGATATTGCTTGACAGTGACACTAGATTTCATCTCTTCAGGATTGTAATCTTTATCAATTAataaaggagagagaaaagccCTTTTCAGAGGAAGAGATACGGTGCTTTATGAGGCAAGTGCTACAAGGACTTAGTCACATGCACAAGAAAGGATTCTTTCATCGGGATTTAAAACCTGGTTAGGCATATATATGATTTCATTTAGCAAATTTCTGATGGTATATTGTGTTTATACTTTCCAGTTCAATCTGTCTAAAAAGTCATATGGATTTTGATCTTTTGGGAATGTTTTCTGCTATACAGAGAATTTGCTGGTAACAGATGATGTTTTGAAAATTGCTGATTTTGGACTGGCTAGAGAAGTATCATCGATGCCTCCATATACTCAGTATGTTTCCACACGGTGGTGAGTCATATTCTTTTATGTCATCTTATTAATctgatctttttattttcacatgtgtaaataaatttctatatggacataattaaaattattgaattttttatttttggaattcAGGTATCGAGCTCCAGAAGTTTTGTTGCGAGCCCCTTGTTATACTCCTGCTGTTGGTATGCAtaagtcttttatttattttttgtatattttttacttattttagctATATTTTGTTTCTAGTATAGATAGTGAGCTGGTGTTTGTTTTTGGGAGCTATCATGGATTGGTTTTGGAGgcaaaagttaaaatttgtaGTTTCTGCTTCCTCAATCTGGTTTTTGCATGGGGTCTCCTAAAAGCAGACCCCAACACTATTAGCTGGGGATGATTAGTAAAGCCTACACTCTCTAGACTAGAGTAATGTCAAAGATGACTTATTTGTGGATAAATTACCTTGCCATTCCCTTTTACTGCTTTATTTTACGGTCTGAAGAAGTTTGAGCCAATTCCCActtgacattttttttccttcagttAAATATATGTGTGGTATCTCTGTATCTCATGGGGTAAAGAGATGGTTCTAATGCTTAGCATATTTTGGGAGATTAGCTATCATAAATAATTGGAATCAACTATTACAACATTACTATTCCTTTCCATATAGTATTGTCTGAAGTTGCACTGCCTTTATCCTCTGAACATCATGATAACAAATTTACATCAATACTGATTCAACACAACTTAAACAATAGGAATTAATGGGAGGAATTGCATGGATGTGATGAAACTTGTTTGCCATTATTTATGCCATAACGCAGATGATATTATGCTTGCTTTCTTCTTAAGGTGGTgaataacaaatataaattatttgcagACATGTGGGCAGTTGGTGCCATATTAGCTGAGCTTTTTACTTTGACCCCTATATTTCCTGGTGAAAGGTATATTTCAGTCctgtattttatgtttttggtctCTAATTGTAAAAGGAATAGTGTGATGAGGACAACTAATTGTgctttagttatttatatatttagttttgaTCTGTTGAATGCATTTTTTGTGTCCTTACATATTTAATGAACATAATTCCATCAACAAAATAACTATTTGCTATGCTGTTTGCATTTGAATATGTATGGCATTAAGAAATTTGCTACCAAAggtaaaatttgtgattttattaTAGAGAAAGGGATAATcttgttcttcagtcttcatGGAATGATCTGGAAATTCAAAGTAACAAGATCAATGAGCACTGCCTTATTTTCACTTTCAGTAATTTGAAACATTTGGTTGAATCATAATgatgaaatatttaatgattttgattttgataaataatatacttatgggcaatattcttttttatggcTTCATCACATATCAAAAGTTTCAAGTCACATTTCAAATGTACTGAAATTTTGTTCTATGGATTTGGAAGGCATTTCTGTACCgatgtatttgttttttcttcattctttgttctATGAATTTCTTTCTATGTTAAAAGCAAAATGTTCATGCCTCTCTTACATACAATTCTTCATTTAGATGTGAGTTAGCCTACAAGACATTGATAGTCAAGTGGTTGCTATTAATGGTTCAAATCAAACATTGtgatcttttccttttcataTCATATCACATATATTGATCAGACTCTTGTCCACTGTATTGTACTTGATATTGATTCAAGTGGGATATGCTTATTCCTAAAAGTGATCCATTTTGCTTTCTATTACATCTTATAAAATTCCTTTTCTCCATTGACAGTGAAATAGATCAACTGTACAAAATATACGGCATTCTTGGTATGCCAGATTCCACTGCTTTCACCATAGGGGAAAACAACTCTCAGTTATTGGACGTAGTTGCTCATGAAGTTGTAAGTGTTCGTGTAACAGGAGTTTGGTTGTGTACTATTCTTATTACTgtcatctttttatttaatctattaTTTAATTCCCCTGTTGCTTGTGCAGGTTCCACCTGTGAAGCTTTCTAATATTATTGCGAATGCTAGTTTGGAAGCTATAGACTTGATCACAGTATGCTTTAGTCAATTgaatctctttctctctccatgcacacacacacactgacATTGTAAATACTAAATAGTGCTATCTTCTAATATCCACTGCTTTATAAAATCTGTAGCAACTGTTACATTGGGACCCATCAAGAAGGCCAGATGCAGATCAGTCATTGCAACATCCATTTTTCCAAgtaactttctctttcaagcCTGTTCTTCACTTAATGTCTTCAATTTACTAACATATAAACTGGGCAGGTGGATGCATGGGTTCCTTGTCCACTCAGTGATCCACTTGAGTTGAAGCTGAGTAGCAAGAGTTgggaattttcattttctttctgtcTTGTATCCTCATATTAAACATATCAGTTTGCCAGATAGCTTCATTGTTTTCTTCCTTCACTATTTACAGGGGCTAAGCCAAATCTTGAGCTGAAATTGCAGGATTTTGGCCCTGATCCTGATGATTGTTTTCTTGGCTTGACTTTAGGTGTAAAGCCCAGTGTTTCAAACTTAGGTAAATGCAAccttaactatttatttataaccaTAGTAAAAGTAACAGATTAGTTGGCGTAACTGCGTAATGATTGTTCTTTGAAGTTTGTACACCCATTTCGGTAGAATAGTATGTATGGTAATCTTGtttatctgtaagacagaaataatccctttcttttattggaatcttctttcttcttaagATTTGTGCTTGCTGCTTGCTGCTTGATCCCTCTACAAATGTGCTATCTTAAAAGATAGGTTCAGGTTGTGTCATTCTGGCAATGCCAAATGCTCAACAGATTGAATGTAGAACTAAGTGCTATCAACATGAGAAATTGTTCAGTTTAACTGTGGTTATATGATATCATCAGCACTGTTGTTTTTGTCCTTTGGAATTCTGTTGAAAAACAGAATTCTCTAGACAAATgattttattgcttttctttaaaACCTGCAATGTTTATGTTATATGTTGACATTATAGATATTTAGGTTGAAAAGgaggaaaaagggaaaaaaagacgTTGCATGATATGATATCGAGTATATCGATGTGTTTTGATGAGATACAAAAGATAAAGTATTAATATATGACTgctaatcttaattaaataagaaaacgaatattgaaatataatatgaaaaatatttctctAAGATAATCTAAACTATTCTAAAAGATATAATTATGTCTTCTTCTAGATATTCCAaccttaaaaaaaggaaaagtttaatgttttctttcttttaggaGAGCAATTGAATGGCGTATGATGAGAAAATAGAGGTTGTTTGGTTGAATGTTTATTTATCCAAATGTATGCCTGTTAAAGGTGTTATATGAAGCAATATTCATTACCAAATCAGTTTTTACTTCGATTGAATTGCTGTAAccccaatttttttgttttcccaaGGGTGTTCTggaatttaaaacttttatattcTCTCCTGAGTAAATATTCTATAACATTTTCTGGAAGCCCATCCCCCTGACCTGCATTCGTTGTCAGTTACAATTTGttgcaaataattttcaatttgataTGTTGAATATGTGTTCTGTTTTCTGAATGGTgttgattgttttttaaatgtttaagcCTTTCCAATTATTATTCTTCacttagtaaattttttaactctttggCCTTCTTTCACATTTCAAAAcctctcattttcttcttttttcagtAGCACACATTGGTGAccatttaattattatcatttccTGCAGATGTGGTCCAAAATGTATCTCAGGGTGTCAGAGAGGTTGGTGTATGGTGCTGTAAATCCTGCAGCATGACATATTCcggttttttgttttgaaatccTAATTCAACAGCTGTTCACCTCTATTTTTTGACTTAATCTACATGAATATGCAGAATGTTCTATTTTGCTCAGATTTCAATGATCATTCAGACCAGTCAGGTGATTATTAGTTTCTTACCTTCTATTTGCATAACAATCTTTCAAAAGCTTTATTATGTTTACAGAGCAGAGATAACCCTTAACTTTGGAAAGGTTAGAGATAGATTAgtcttaattgattttttaggAAAGCTTTCATTCTGTTCTCTCCGGCTGTGTTCCAATAAATGAACTATGTTAAAGGAGAAAGAATAAATTTCCAATATCGATAAGAAATCTTGCTGTTTACAATAGCAAGTTTCATGTGCATTGCATgtggatttttaatttaaataaaattaattaataaattaaatagaatagaatatgtttttattattaataatgaataattataaCAGGGATAAATTAAAGagataagattttaaaattaaggagGAAACTATGTAAATAAATTTGCTGCTAAGGGAAAATTTGCTGCTAGGAAACAACAGTGTTAGTTATTTGATCAAGATTTTAACTTTTTGGCAGCTAAGTGGCACGCAATTAGTCAATTTTGAGTCGAGTGAAAAAATGCTCAGTTGAACAGTTTGCTGACCATAATTATATGATTCATTATTATTTCTAGGATAAGGCATTACttctcatttaaaattttttgtttaatgttCCTTTTTTTACGATGATGGGTTATGTTTATTTTGTGATATAGTATTTTGGACATTATTATCTCCTGATCAAAATGGAGTTCATAACTCAGCCGAGACTTCGTTGTCATTGTCATTCAGGTATGCATATGCTCGTTGCCTTTTCTCATCCCATACATCTAGTAGGTGGTTTCATCATCTTTCTTAGTGGTTGTTTTTAATTGtaatcttattaaattattaattcttttgaGGAATAAATATTAACAGCTTTTTCATCAAAAGGTAAAGCAGAACTAGGGctaatttactattaaaaatgaataaaagataATTGTGATAAGTGTCTTGATTAATTTGGATAGACCTTTGGATTCAACTACTGTTGTTTTAGCAAATCAACTAGTGCAGCTCGAGATCTAAATCCATTTGAAAGAATAGGAAAATAATGCATGATGCATTTCATAAGCTAAATATCTTGGAAACTACCGGAATGGGCAAATGTATTGCCCACGAGAAAACACTGCCAATAGGGTAGTACGACTCCTCTACAGTCTAGAGTGAGGGATAAAGTAAGTAATCTAAATCATTAATGGATTAGTAATTTTAATCTctgttgaaaaaattaataggtTATATTACATGtgcaactaaaataaaaattaaagtgtcAGCCATCTATTACCAACTATGTTACGTTTCTCAAacgttaacttttttttaacctGCATTCTTGGTCCGTATAGTAATTAATCCCAAAATTGAGCTCGAATCTGGCCgatgtaacattaatttttttaaaaaatttcaaatataaatcaGACCCcttaattcaataattttattacttacTGAATTGCAATCGTCCACTCCTACTTTTCTAAATATCGgtataaacaaaattttgaattgttcTTTTGCTATTGAAAATTATCTATTAAACTAGAATGACTATCATGAAATTGATTACAACAATTTATCAAGTAATtttgcattaaaaataaatcaaaagataaatacaaaataaaattacaataactttaatacattatttta
The Glycine max cultivar Williams 82 chromosome 16, Glycine_max_v4.0, whole genome shotgun sequence genome window above contains:
- the LOC100804781 gene encoding serine/threonine-protein kinase MHK yields the protein MERYKILRELGDGSCGHVYKARDMRTYEIVAVKRLKRKFYFWEEYTNLREVMVLRKMNHSNIIKLKEVVRENNELFFIFEYMDCNLYQLIKEREKPFSEEEIRCFMRQVLQGLSHMHKKGFFHRDLKPENLLVTDDVLKIADFGLAREVSSMPPYTQYVSTRWYRAPEVLLRAPCYTPAVDMWAVGAILAELFTLTPIFPGESEIDQLYKIYGILGMPDSTAFTIGENNSQLLDVVAHEVVPPVKLSNIIANASLEAIDLITQLLHWDPSRRPDADQSLQHPFFQVDAWVPCPLSDPLELKLSSKRAKPNLELKLQDFGPDPDDCFLGLTLGVKPSVSNLDVVQNVSQGVRENVLFCSDFNDHSDQSVFWTLLSPDQNGVHNSAETSLSLSFSSVQHPPIGVPESAGFSFQPLQPNILTAPFLALSSPFQREHCL